The genomic window CAATTTCTATGGCTTTTGGTCATTAAATTTAATGATGATGGAATAGTTAAACACAAATTGTAATCCACGCTAAGATGtgagattttgatattgtgacaaacaaaaatgagattgatattgtaaaatcaaatttgaaagaaataaaaaaaaggatggTGAAGTTCATTGAACAGCTTGCATCTAAAGTGAATCTTTTAGTTACTTGCAAATGGTCCATGAGAATAATATACGAAGATGGTTAacatttttatgtaatatttgtttaccgttagaatttagaaagaAGCAATCTCTCGTACTCTTTCTATTCTCTTCCccaaaaaccaaagagaaaagaataaaagagaaagtgaagttGGTGAAAGTTCTTTTTGGATTAGTTGTAAATCCATGTGTTTAAAATTCGTTTACTTGTTATATTAGTTGGAGATCCCCGACCACGAAATGTTaaaaaacacatcaaattGTATAATGACTTGGacagaaaataatttagaatttatagacaaaacacaaatacCTACTTTTCTACCAAAAAAGGCATTTCAACTCATAGTTTTGTGGTTGATAATACTTGATATGAATGTAAGTTGGAACAAAGCCCACCCCACGTGTGTGCCGACGACGACCCACGTGCCGAACATTCCGTTGTGGTtacatgttgttgttgttgctgtttcATTGGAGATTGATAGATATTGTACCGATTTCATTCATTTTGCCTCACACACAATACTTCGTGGGGCACATGCTTCCTTGATTCCTTCCACTTTCACTTCTCttatttctccttttctttcttttagcttcttcttattcatatAACAACATCTTTAATAGTAACAGAGGAGCCAAACGGCATGATTATGATCTCACTTTGATAAAAAGAGGGCtaaaaaagggtttaaaatactaataaagcaaaagaaaaacaaccgTTGGAGCTCATTTACCCAAAATTCAGATCCCCACAACAAAAGTATTTTGCTTTCTCTAAGGTTTGGACCATTCAAAATTAGCTTTTTCATTACTACATTGATTTCTCTAACTTGAAATGATTATATAACTTATACCTGACTAACACATATGATAAGAGATTATAACACAAGGACAGTAAGTATCCAAATTTCCTTGTATCCATCAAATCAAGGGTTCAGAAAAATCTATAGGGAACAAACAGGACCGAACAAGGGTAAAATGACATAAGTAGAGGAGCCAAAGAAGAGGAATtcatcaaataaaatcaagattGATTCATGCCGGTACAGAGAGCAAAGTAAGTCAAAGTCTCATATTACAGAAGATGATTACTTGGGGGTGAAAAGTCATAAGCTAAGATCTTCCAACTGGTTCGAGAGCTTCAACAGTAACAATGCTGTTTCCTCTTATCACCTGCATCCAGGAAAAAAGTAGaatgtttaaacaaaacaaatgacaaGAAGATTCTGTGGGTGAGTtagagagatggagagaaacGTACCACCATCCCAATGTCAGTTTTGTCATCACCATTGACTTCAACAGTGTTATCCACAACAAGATTCATGAACTGATCAAAGCCACGGAGAGTTCCAACAACCATTCTGTTGGCATTAAGCTTAACTACATTGGGggtaacaacaaaaaaaagcagacAAGAACTTCACTTGACCATACCAAGTTacaaaaacatgataacaaacAAAGTCTAGTAAAATTCTAAATGAACGAGATACAAAACCTAAGAATCCATACAACTCTTAACTTTATGTGACATTGATATATTCTTAACCAAGATTAGCATTGAATCTATATATTGGAATTGTAAACACAAGTTTAATTAGTACACAAAAACACGCAATCCCAAGTAATACATGAACTGAAATGGCATTAATATAGCTCTTAAGTTGAGAAATCGGGTTGCAAGCAATTCTCATCTGAGTAAGAGATTTAGGTTCGACTTAAAGACgctttaaaattgaaaaagtggaagaagagatcgaGCTTACTTTGGAGTTTCTTGTCCATGTACCTGCATTACATGAAACAAACgaagaacaaaatcagaaacacGAAGAAGTAGGAGCTCtatgaaaccaaaaacttcaACTAAATGGATACAGAGAAATTAgaaatcaaaaggaaaaaagtggCGAAGAGAACTTACTTCTTGAGATCTGGAGGCTGACCTGATCGACTCATACTTGCAGAATCGGAGAAGACGAAAAACGAGAGCTTAGGGTTTTTCTCAGCTACGAACACTTTACTCGATTGATTCCAGTCTCCAGagcgaaagagaaagaaaaaaaatgacgTCGGTCTGCAAAACTAGAGTGGTCGAAGCACCGTCGTTTCAAGCCCATTGTTAATGGGTTTGACCGCAAAAAAAGCCTTTCACAtgtttcaaaacataaaagtagGGGTGttccgagaatcgaactcgggacctctcgcacccgaagcgagaatcataccactagaccaaacaCCCGGTGTTACTAATTAGAGATATTTAGTCATTTATattactaaattatttataacaaTTTATCTTGAATTGTGATTACCCATCCAAAATTATCTGAATTACATGTAGTCAAAAGccataaaactaaaagaaagataCCCACTGCATCAATTAATTACCAAACCTTTCTCCTTACTAGGAAATATTGCCTGTGATATGGCTCCTCATAGAGACTAAAGAACATAAAAGAGCATTCTTTAAACATCCATGTTGTTTATGTCTTCGATAACAACCAAGAGCATCAAGAAATGAGGATATGATGAGTTTTAAGTCATTGCAAGAGGCTATAAGTGGGGTCTGATGCTTATAATGCACTAACAGCTCAGGGCtaataag from Arabidopsis thaliana chromosome 3, partial sequence includes these protein-coding regions:
- a CDS encoding Small nuclear ribonucleoprotein family protein; translated protein: MSRSGQPPDLKKYMDKKLQIKLNANRMVVGTLRGFDQFMNLVVDNTVEVNGDDKTDIGMVVIRGNSIVTVEALEPVGRS